In a genomic window of Larus michahellis chromosome 3, bLarMic1.1, whole genome shotgun sequence:
- the LRATD1 gene encoding protein LRATD1, whose amino-acid sequence MGNQLDRITHLNYSELPTGDPSGIEKDELRVGVAYFFSDEEEDLDERGQPDKYSVKGSGSPGQETPTHHLHHQLVLNETQFSAFRGQECIFSKVSSGPQAGDLSVYSVSALPALCKPGDLLELLYLGPSEHPPPHWAVYVGSGQIIHLHQGQIRQDSLYEAAAGNVGRVVNSWYRFRPLVAELVVQNACGHLGLKSDEICWTNSESFAAWCRFGKREFKAGGELQAAAGTQHQQQYYLKIHLAENKVHTVRFHSLEDLIREKRRIDASGKLRVIKDLAIVDGKE is encoded by the coding sequence ATGGGAAATCAACTGGATCGCATCACCCACCTGAATTACAGCGAGCTGCCGACCGGGGACCCCTCGGGGATCGAGAAAGACGAGCTGCGCGTCGGGGTGGCTTACTTCTTTTCGGATGAGGAGGAGGACCTGGACGAGCGAGGCCAGCCAGACAAGTACAGCGTGAAGGGCTCCGGCAGCCCTGGCCAGGAGACGCccacccaccacctccaccaccagcTGGTGCTGAACGAGACCCAGTTCTCCGCTTTCCGCGGCCAGGAATGCATCTTCTCCAAGGTCAGCAGCGGCCCCCAGGCTGGGGACCTCAGCGTCTACTCGGtgtcagccctgcctgccctctgcaAGCCGGGGgacctgctggagctgctctaCCTGGGGCCGTCGGAGCACCCGCCGCCGCACTGGGCAGTGTACGTGGGCAGCGGGCAGATCATCCACCTGCACCAGGGGCAGATCCGGCAGGACAGCTTGTACGAGGCGGCCGCGGGCAACGTGGGCCGGGTGGTGAATAGCTGGTACCGCTTTCGCCCGCTGGTGGCTGAGCTGGTGGTGCAAAACGCCTGCGGGCACCTGGGCTTAAAAAGCGACGAGATCTGCTGGACTAACTCCGAGAGCTTCGCCGCCTGGTGCCGCTTCGGGAAAAGGGAGTTCAAAGCCGGGggggagctgcaggctgctgccggcacccagcaccagcagcagtaCTATCTCAAGATCCACTTGGCGGAGAACAAGGTGCACACGGTGAGGTTCCACAGCCTGGAGGATCTAATACGCGAGAAGCGCAGGATCGATGCCAGTGGCAAACTGAGGGTGATCAAAGACCTGGCTATAGTGGATGGGAAAGAATAG